The following coding sequences lie in one Arachis stenosperma cultivar V10309 chromosome 5, arast.V10309.gnm1.PFL2, whole genome shotgun sequence genomic window:
- the LOC130980801 gene encoding uncharacterized protein LOC130980801 encodes MSPPPSSSPLRFFFLLLWILGFSNFGSALKVPFRVKDVLPVLPHGISWPVLNNFHSAVDLLPSFVGSVSPTNGSIQWKGACFFDNEAKLEFTTGDRDDSDLGGGVLYLKTAAAHSWTCMDLYVFATPYRITWDYYFSAREHTLKFDSWEEPAELEYVKQHGVSVFLMPSGMLGTLLSLIDVLPLFSNTAWGQNANLEFLRKHMGATFEKRDQPWRATIDPADVHSGDFLAVSKIRGRWGGFETLEKWVTGAFAGHTAVCLKDEMGNLWVGESGHENEKGEEIIVVIPWLEWWESALKDDSNPQIALLPLHPELRAKFNTTAAWEYARSMSGKPYGYHNMIFSWIDTVADNYPPPLDAHLVISVMSMWTRMQPAYAANMWNEALNKRLGTEGLDLHDILLETEKRGIAFDQLLIIPEQDEWVYSDGKSTTCVAFILSMYKEAGIFSPFSSSIQVTEFTIRDAYMLKIFEDNQTRLPRWCNNENDKLPFCQILGEYRMELPGYNTLEPYSNMNENCPSLPPIYDRPSQC; translated from the exons ATGTCTCcccctccttcttcttctccactccgtttcttctttcttcttttgtggaTTCTAGGGTTTTCGAACTTCGGCAGCGCTCTCAAGGTTCCCTTCAGAGTCAAAGATGTGCTCCCAGTTCTCCCTCACGGGATATCGTGGCCTGTTCTTAACAATTTCCACAGTGCCGTCGATTTGCTCCCTTCTTTCGTTGGATCGGTGAGTCCCACCAACGGTTCTATTCAGTGGAAAGGTGCTTGCTTTTTTGATAATGAAGCGAAACTGGAGTTCACCACAGGTGACAGGGATGATTCTGATTTGGGGGGTGGCGTTCTCTATCTCAAG ACAGCAGCTGCACACAGCTGGACCTGTATGGACCTCTATGTTTTCGCGACACCATACAGGATAACATGGGACTACTACTTCTCTGCTCGAGAACATACCTTGAAGTTTGATTCATGGGAAGAGCCTGCAGAGTTGGAATAT GTAAAGCAGCATGGGGTTTCTGTGTTTCTCATGCCATCGGGGATGCTGGGGACACTGCTTTCTTTAATTGATGTTTTGCCTCTATTCTCTAACACTGCATGGGGTCAAAATGCCAACTTAGAGTTCCTAAGGAAACACATGGGAGCTACATTCGAGAAACGCGATCAGCCTTGGCGTGCAACGATTGATCCTGCAGATGTTCATTCTGGAGACTTTTTAGCTGTATCAAAGATCCGTGGTAGGTGGGGAGGTTTTGAGACCTTAGAAAAGTGGGTAACTGGTGCTTTTGCCGGTCATACTGCAGTTTGCTTGAAGGATGAAATGGGCAATTTATGGGTTGGTGAATCAGGGCATGAGAATGAAAAG GGTGAAGAAATTATAGTGGTTATTCCATGGCTTGAATGGTGGGAATCAGCTCTCAAAGATGATTCTAACCCACAGATAGCATTGCTTCCACTTCATCCAGAGCTGCGTGCCAAATTCAACACCACTGCAGCATGGGAGTATGCTCGAAGCATGTCTGGCAAGCCATATGGTTATCATAATATGATATTTAGTTGGATTGACACAGTAGCTGACAACTATCCGCCACCTCTTGATGCTCACTTG GTAATTTCTGTCATGTCTATGTGGACTAGAATGCAGCCAGCTTATGCTGCAAATATGTGGAATGAAGCACTGAATAAGCGGCTAGGGACTGAG GGCTTGGATTTGCATGACATTCTACTAGAGACTGAGAAGCGTGGGATAGCATTTGATCAATTACTTATCATTCCAGAACAAGATGAATGGGTGTACAGCGATGGCAAATCAACAACATGTGTTGCCTTTATTCTTTCGATGTATAAAGAGGCTGGGATTTTCAGCCCCTTTTCTAGCTCAATTCAAGTAACTGAATTCACT ATTCGGGATGCATACATGCTTAAGATTTTTGAGGATAACCAAACACGCCTTCCAAGATGGTGCAACAATGAGAATGACAAGCTCCCATTCTGCCAGATTCTGGGTGAATATAGGATGGAATTACCTGGCTATAACACATTGGAACCGTATTCCAATATGAATGAGAATTGTCCTTCACTTCCTCCAATTTATGATAGACCCTCACAATGTTAG